A stretch of DNA from Candidatus Protochlamydia phocaeensis:
TGGCGAACCATCAAGTCCTCATGATATTGCAGTGGGCAAGAAATTATGAGCTTTCAAATTAAGCAAAATCCACTTAGCGATGAGATCAAAAAGAAAATTTTTCAAGGCTTTAGTGAGCAAGCAATTGAGGCCACTGGCATCAATGGCTTGAGTGAAGAACCTATTTCATTTGAGATTTTCGATCAGAGCAAATTTATAGGTGCTATCGTTGTTCAAATATTTTGGGAGCAGCTGCATATCAAATATCTTTTTGTAGAAAAGAAATATAGAGGCCAAGGAATCGCCACTCAGCTAATGGAATATGCATTAGAGTTTGGCAAAAAACGAGGCTGCCAATTTGCATTTGTCGAAACAATGAGCTTTCAAGCGCTTGAATTCTACCAAAAGAATGGCTTTGCCATTGATTTTTTTAGAGAAGGATATGCCAGAAATACCGCTTTTTATTATCTCACAAAAGATTTGATAAAATGAATCTTTTAATTCAGAAAGATAGCTTCTTGAAGAGCTGCTCGTGCTAAATTATAGAAAAATTGAGAAATGGATAAATTACCATATGTCTTATCTGCCAGAATCTTTGCATAATCCTTCCAAGTCTTTAAAGGCATATCAGAAACAATATCAGGTACATTTTGGATAAAAGATATGAAAAAACAGGATAAAGAAATTCTAGCAAAATTAACACTTTTAGTTAGATAATACCGATGCAATTCTTCTGGACTAGGATTTCTATTAAGATAAGTGTTTAGAAGGGTCATTTCTATTTCCTTGTCATATGCATGAAAAATTGCAAAATAGCTTAAATCATAAAAAGGATCTTCACTGTAAGAATATTTCCTG
This window harbors:
- a CDS encoding GNAT family N-acetyltransferase, which gives rise to MSFQIKQNPLSDEIKKKIFQGFSEQAIEATGINGLSEEPISFEIFDQSKFIGAIVVQIFWEQLHIKYLFVEKKYRGQGIATQLMEYALEFGKKRGCQFAFVETMSFQALEFYQKNGFAIDFFREGYARNTAFYYLTKDLIK